Within the Syngnathoides biaculeatus isolate LvHL_M chromosome 13, ASM1980259v1, whole genome shotgun sequence genome, the region TGTACATCCTCATTCTAGGAGTGATATAATTCATTTTTAGTTGCCATTGGTGAGTTGCTAGGTGTCCGAGTTGGTAATTATGGCCTACTTACACGGTCACGAGAGGGCTTTTGGTTTCCAACACTTATCCAATcctccaaagaaaatgtgtcgGCTTTCAATTTAAACATTATTTCCTGAAGGGACAACAGATTATTGTACACGTTACCCCATCAAACACAATATGTACAAAAAATTGCTGTGATGGAAGACGTAGCATGCCTTTTAGAATCGATAGCGATTTTTCACCTGGTAATTTTCTTCTAGAGTCGAAGTGCAATGTGGTGGAAcactacacacgcacacacaaaaatggaatCATTTCCAGGAAGAGCTATTTCATATTAGGAGCCTTAGAAACATTCAGCTGCACAGGCAGGGTGCATTCAGCGGGAATTATTAAAGTGTATTAACTGAAAGTTTGTGGCAATCCATGTAACAAAAAGTCAACcaagaagaaatgcatgcaaagttaaaaaaaaaaaaaaaaaagttcacctgACTTCATTATCTGTCTCACAATCTCTGTATTAGTTGAGTTAATTCTGTGTTAAATACACACCACTTTCCGCAACAACACCTTGTTTTATAgagtacatgtacagtacaaattTAATTTGCGTGGTGACAATCCTTAAAGCTCGAAACCCTCAAATTATCAGAATGTCAAATTATCGTTGCCATATGAAATGCATGGAAATGCTTTCAATGAACTACAGCATGTCAACCAGAGAAAACTCTTTTGGGTAAGGTGAGGTTTCTTTTATCAGAAAAATAGCAATCTAATATTTTGCGTTGTAAAAACATACCTTGATGACATAATTACACagaatgaaaataattcaactATCTTTGCCTCATTCTTTGGTTTAGTTTAACGGAAATTGTGCTACTCCATCTGGTGTTCATAATACAAAATCTTCAGACTTCTATTTGGTACCAGAATGCCTGTTCAGTCTTGAGGTTTCGTTGCAGCCAACAAAGGTTCCAGACAGCTTGTGAAAATGTCAGAAacccatcaaaacaaaactcagCCAGGTAAAGTTTTCTTTGGACAGACATCTTATTCTGAAAGCTTGGCCGCAATTCCACACCACAGGTTTTCCAACGGGATAAAGACACAAACAAGAATGGTCAACAGCAAAACAGCATAgtagtgttttttaaaaagtcctgATGTCAATATTTTGGGATATCTGTGAcggaaaacaaacaacaatgacAATTGCATTCCTCGTTAAAGTTTCTGAAACCTTTCTCTGAAGTGACTCATTTGTGAAACTATGTCCTCATTTTCCCGGTTGTAATGCAAGAAGCAACCCAGGCAGGATGCCGGAACTGGTCTGCTCCGGTGCAAGTCTTTCCACCCTTAACGTCTCCACTGATGTAGACTGCCCCAATGCTCCTCTGCTCTGTGGGATGAACATCACCCGGTTACTGGAGAACGCCACGGAGCAGGACGTGGATGAAATGTGCTTGAACGAGGAGGAATACATGTCCATGCAACTGGGACCTCCGAGGTCCCCTGTGTTCCTTCCGGTCTGCATCACCTACCTGACCATCTTCATGGTGGGTGTCCTGGGCAATTCCCTCACATGTGCGGTCATCTTGCGCTACAAGGTGATGCAGACGCCCACCAACTACTATCTTCTGAGCCTGGCCGTGAGTGACCTCCTGGTGCTGCTTCTGGGCATGCCGCTGGAACTCTATGAGATGTGGCAGAACTATCCGTTCTTGTTTGGGGAGGGCGGCTGCTACTTTAAAACCTTCTTGTTCGAGACGGTCTGCTTCGCCTCCATCCTCAACGTGACGGCGCTCAGCGTGGAGCGCTACTTGGCCGTGGTCCACCCCCTCAAGGTCAAATACATAATGACGTCGGCTCACGTCAAGAAGGTGGTCTTCACGCTGTGGTTGCTGTCCATGCTGTGCTCCGTGCCCAACACCAGCCTGCACGGGATCGTGGTGCTGCCTCCGAGGTTCGGACGAGAGTTCCCACGTTCTGCTATCTGCCGTATGTATGGAATTTCCTGAACACGCCAACATGATTTCCAGTGGTTACAAAAGGACGAAGAAACTGTTTTTACACTACTCACATAAAGTTAGGCTGAGTTTAcgccatccacccatccattttcattggtgcttatcctcacgagggtcacggggagtgctggagcctatcccagctgtcaacgggcagtaggcggggtacaccctgaactggttgccagccaatcgcagggcacatagagacaaacagccgcacccacaatcacaccaaggggcaatttagagtgtccaattaatgttgcatgtttttggaaaccggagtgcccggagaaaacccacacaggcacggggagaacacggaaactccacacaggcaggtctgggattgtacccaggacctcagaactgtgaggccaaagctttccagctgagccaccatgcctcACTAGTTACGTCATGTTCCTGGCAACTATATAGGCATATTTTCTCCTGTTTTGCCTTGTTCCACTACTGTATGAATCCAGGGCGGCGTTGCAAAATAGAATCAGTTCTCAAACCTACAACTCTGCTAACATTATTCCCTGTGATTAATTTACCTAAAATCCATCCTGTGCTGTACCTGTTTGTAATGCTCAATGTTGAATGTATGAAAGACTGGGACAAAGATCGATGTGAGCGTGTAGTGTATGTGAATAAAGGGCTCTTTTAGGTACAAGTGATTGATTAGTGAATTAATTGTTGACCGAAAATAATAttaacaaacatttattgagcGGCAGTGTATTTCCCCCTACGCTGACCCCGACCCTGGGGCCGGGCCAGCAAGGGGAGCTTTATTCGTCATTGCCAGGGCAATAAACATGTTCCACGTCCCGAAATCAATAGAAAGGTCTTGACAGAGGGCGGGAAACATGAGGGAGTCGGTTCGAACATGACTGAGCGGGAGGTAGCGTACTGAGATCCATGGTAAAGCCCTGTCTGAACCGTAGTCCCTAGGCCTGTCACGGATACTGTGATAGACTGAGAAAACTTAGCAAGACTTGAATGTAGCCAATTCTGGGAAAACAGGGCCTGCCGTGGCCACCTGAAACATTTTGTAAACATGGTCAATTCAATCTGAACCAGAAAATGTATTCGTCCATTCATGaatcaaacacctgttgtgaatttGCTGTTCAGCTCACTGTTAGAGAACATCGAAAAACATCAAAAACTCATGAAACATTGAAAATCTGGACATATTCAATCCCTCATTGTTACCTTTCAATCCTCAGAGTTGGTCAAGCCCAAATGGATATACAACTTGATCATCCTGATTTCCACGCTGATCTTCTTTGCCCTGCCCATGCTGGTCATCACCGTCCTCTACATCCTTATTGGATTACAGCTGTACAGGGAGAGGATACTGACTGTGGTGGAGGACAGGTGCAGTTTTGGACCAGAAAGGCTCAGCACATCCCACAAGCAGAAAGTGAACAAACGCAACCTGCAGGTCACCAAAATGTTGTGTACGtaacatcataaaaatattCGTGTTACTACTTTTTTTATAGTTACAGTATATTGAATGGAGtttttttccaacctttattgcACTGAGACATAATTTACATCATAAATATCTCATGACACACCACCAAGCAAGAATGgcaccaaaaaatatttactctgTACTTAATATTCATCATTCTGCTGCCACTACATGCAGTTGACATAGACAAATGaccaaaaatgcattatttgttgTCAATTTTGGACCAACTAAGCAGCGTagtggttggaaatcactgctttgGAGTATTCCTCCACTTACGGTACCGGTTTCAACGTATCGATCCACTTGTCATGTGGAACGTCCATCGCAGCGGACTTTGGCGCGGAGGCAGACAACCTGGGTGATTATCTGCCAATCACTGGGCAATGAGTGAATGGGTCACGCCTGCTGGAAGAAAGTCTTCTTTGTGATGCGCTACAATATCCAACGCCAACCTCATTTAGAGTATGAGTGACTGATGATGGACTTTTCCTCAAAGATAcattcatctgtccattttctgtaatatGTACCATCTACAtatatcatattttaaaaatcatcttttttagTTCATGATCAAACATCCTGCTCTTGTTTGTGGACTGTCAATCAGGACATACAGTACTGCGCATCTTCTAGAAGTTGTAGactgcacatacagtatggTTTTATCTTGTGCCTTCATCTTGTGTACACTTTGTATACTGTCGATCAATGTATGTGTACATGTGTATTATGAAATATTGGCTGGCTGGTGGAAGGCTCGGTGTAGGGGAGCATTAAGTGGGAGTGAATACGTCTACTACAGTGTGCAGGGTTCCAACAAAGTCTTATAAGTTAAAGCAgtaagaaagtttttttttttttttttttttcatgagattTTGGCTCCATGGATTTGGTGGTTATCAAACTTTATAATCATATTGGCTACGTTGCTAGCTTTGTATAGCAAACATTTCCAGACAAGTCCTTAGATTGGAAGAGATAACCCATTTCCCTGGCCACCTCGTTCAGCACTATTCACTAAGTCCTggatttctttttaatgggTACGTTCAAGATATTGAACAAATACACTGAACATCAAAGACAGGAAACCAAAGATCcgattatgactgtgaaaccataaaaatctatAATTGTCACCTCATActtacaaatgaaatttatgaactagttttggaatcagaactcaagttAAATGGGTTTTTCATGCTTGGTAGCACAAAAACGCTGACAATATCTCGTTATCATTTAGAAGACAatctgaaattttggtccagattttgataaagatgatttgcctttgcgggccacatgaaatcatgtggtggCCCGGATCCAGGCCCCAagccttgattttgacacctgtgctataGAGCTTCTCTTTGCCAGCCACGGGGGCAAAGGTCAAGAGAAGGCAAATGAGCCAGAGTTTGAATTTGTTCTATATTTCATGTGTGCAGGTGTCCTGGTGGTGGTTTTTGGCCTGTGCTGGGCTCCCTTCCACGTGGACCGTCTGATGTGGAGCCTGATGGACGCATCCCTCGAGCAGCATCTCCGCATCTTTGAGCACATCCACATCCTTTCGGGCGTCTTCTTCTACCTGAGCGCTGCCATCAACCCCATCCTCTACAACCTCATGTCCACACGCTTCAGAGAAATGTTCAGACACATCTCGTGCAACGCCGACACCTGGACGCTGAACTCGAACATCGAGATGACCCTGCGTAGCAGCTTCAGTCACAAAGGACAGAGAAGCACCAAATGGACTCAGACCTCTATGCTGAAGCAAAATGTATTGAACATGGATTGCCAAGCTATTTAGCCATTTATTTGACGCACTGGATGTTTACTAAAAATGATacaaagcacattttaaaaccATGGCACCACCAAATAAACAGGATTGTGATAACAGGCCGAGCGCTCCGCCATGGATTCAAAAGACACTTTTATAATCCAAATGCCAGTGAAACATAACTACTAAATGCGCACGGAAATGTTTAAACGTATTCATTTatcttttggacattttaacTGAATTATTTATGACCTCCTCAATCGAAACTAAATGCACTTGAATTGGATTCATGGTATTCGTCGTGCACTGCTTACACTAACAACACGGATGCAAACAGAGAGGACCTAAGAGTCAGTGTTAAAAATGTGCTCAACTAACATATTCTATTTATTTCGAGACGAAGAGGGGAAAATGACCTCAGTTTACCACGCATACTACATTATCAAATTaatcggggtttttttttcattgtacagACACATAATGTAGCGGAAATGAGAATAATGTTGGTTTACAGAGAGATCATGTCAACTAATGGTCTTGTATTATAGCTCTTGATGAAATCAATAAAACTCGAATGTGTTCGATGTCCGTACTCAACATTGTTGAttgtaaaatagaaaaaaaattcgtTTTGTTACATGCTACATTGAGATCTGATTTGAATTGTgatttaattcaaatgtattgtttatGTTGTATGAATAGCAAATTCTTTTCCTATGTCACAGAATATTTCCAGTTATCCTCACTGACGATCATTCCTCATTTTCTCTTTGCACACTATCtcctccccctaaaaaaaagccaaagaaaaagtaaaagacaCGTATGGAGTTGACTTTTAAGCCATATTTAGCCCACGTCTTCATTTTCTGACCAATTGTACCATTTGGGGACATGTTTATTgtattgttgctgttgttgtcctGCCACGGTCGTTTTACAGCCAGCCAATCTCCATTATCTcatgatgtacagtaaataagtTGTATTTTCTATATTGGAAGAATATTAACTTGAGAAGAAATTGTCTGCCAGTATTGTGGAAATGTTTGCCGCTTGTGGTTGAGTTGAATTTTTGAATGACAATGTTCTTGTTTATTAAAAGGTACAAGGTTGCATAATATCTTGAATACATTACCTGCAGGTATACTGTAACACTTGAATATGTATCATCCCTTGTTTCGATGACCTTATGAAAGCATGTATTTTCGTTTGTCATAGATCTATGACAACACGATCTCCTCAGCGCAGCTAGCGGAATACAACAGAAGGCTTATTGCTCTTCGGAAAGCAGTTCTGCCTTAATGAGCCttgaattaattttcattttcacagcgcAACCTGCTCGGGGATGAAAACGCCTCGCGCACAAAGCTATTGAAACGCGACCGGTAGTCGAACTTaattaaaagttgtttttttcatcgGGCAGTTTGTTTGTAACTTTGTATGAGCAACACAAAAGGAATTATTGGGGTTACCATGTGAATGCAGGAGAGACCGGAGAAACTGAATAGACGCGTCTATTTGATGCCTTATTTTGGCAACCACAATCAGTGTGGTGgatatcaacaaacaaacactgtcCCAATTGCAGAACACACTATTTATTCCGTATTATGGGCTTGAAAATTGACTCAATCAATAGGCAGAATAAAAATCCTGGTTGCCAATCTGCCCTTTACAACTTAGATAGGGAAAGGTTGTATCATTTTGTCTTGGCAAAacatgtagaattttttttttttttttttggtattcctATGAAGAAAACGTTGAAAATAACCAACTAAAAAACAATCTGATGCAAAGTAAGAGAATTGCTGGTTTGGTTGGACATTCACGAtaagcagaaaggaaaatggctggatggatgatataaTCAGCGTGGGAGTGAATTCGTTCGTCACCTCTTTTAAAAGTACAAATGGGGAGTACAAAGTTGCAGGCTCCTTCTGACTTTGGGAACAAAAGAAATGAGGTAGGTGTTGAGTAACATGAAATACAGCGAAATACACTCACAAATTGCTGCTTCGTTTTAATTCAGACATTTCACAAAAGAACTAAAAAAACAAGTGATTTGTCTGACCTTGCTTGGGTACATTCTTCATACTTGCATTGTTTTTCACTGTAATAATTTCTTCCTAccgccaagaaaaaaaaaggaaatagttCCCCGAtcccaaaatatgtttttgatatttactttaatttaattttaatatatgtAAGATCAAGTTATTATGTTGCTTTCAGGCACAGTATTAGTAAAATATAACTTCAGGTGGTACCGAAATTGACACAAAATGATCATATTCATTCAACATAAGACATGCTGATTTTATTAACTATTACATGAAGAAAATGTGGCCCAGCGTTAATACATATgctaaaacatttttgaggTACTCGAGGCTTTTGACAATGCCACATGattgacaaaaaatgacagTGGTGCAAGGATGGATATAAGCCATAGCCATGTAAATACGGTTAACAGCTTCTTTGCAATTATGATTCACCGCCTCAACAACTGGGAAGGAAAGCAGTGACGGAGAGAAAAGCGAGATTTTAAATATGGTTTTGCGGCTTTTGTGAAGAGCCTGAATTCTAATATGGTAAATGCATAAGAAAGCCTTCTGGCCATTAGCCAAAGGTAAGGTGTCAAGCACTTCCACATGGATTTAGCAGAGGAGAGAAGGTCAGATGCACAGCCAGTCATTCATTCgttcaatcattcattcattcattcatcagtaCCACTTGTCCTCTCTTGggttgcgggcgtgctggaaccaatcccagctgacaccCTCAATTAGTcgccaaccattcgcactcacattcacaccgacggggcaaattagagtcttcaattgacctaatatgcatgttttgaggacgtgggaggagaaaacccacgcagccacggggagaacatgcaaactccatacaggcgggactgggatttgaacctcagtcctcagaactgtgagcgtAATGTGGCAGAGACACATTATGGCCGCAGGGCAGTCAGTGAGCGTATGTGGGCCAGGTGTCACGCAGCCGGCATCCAGCAGGACCCATCGGAGGCTCAGAGCGtgtgaatgaataaaaacaagcacATATGACGTTTCACCTTCCCAGGATGCGAGACTTACTGCAGCCCGTGGAGCACACACAAGAAAACACGTTTAATGCTGCATTCACACCGGATGCATTTAATGCGCTTCATGCAGCATGATATGAAAGTTAATGCAGTTCGCGCAGATAAGGGCACATCTGCACCGGGCGGCGCGAATGACCCATTTGCGTCTTGGGCAGAATACGCGTAAGGCCAAGATGCGAGAGCAAACGCCCACCCGAAGTGCGCACACGGCCAGAAGATGTGGAAGTGATGTTTAGACTTAAGTGGATGGGAGAAAGGGCACCGAGGGAAAAGCGCGGCACTGCCTTTTCTAATTTAAGCATCTGGGAGATAATTGGCCATATTACATACTGCTCGTacaaaggagaaaaataaaataagtggaCACTCTATCAAGTATGTTTTTTCTTCACACACATTGTGGACTGACCAAAAAAACCGCTGGATTAGATCATGATAATTGTAGGACTACCTGTATGTAATTTTTCAGGTTAGTCATAGAATTGTCATTCCCTCCTGTCCTTAAATGACTGACACACCTCAAGAATaccaaaaggaaataaaaacagaagGCAGGCAATCCAGCAACCTAAATGGAGGAAAACCCAAGTGTTTGCCCCTGTCAGAGCAATTTTACAAAGTGATCCCCAGCAAACAATACACTGATGATTCCAAATACACGCATCGTTAAGTGCCAGCAGCCTGAGCTTGGAAAAAAACCAAATACTTTTGGGTGAGAATGAACCCAACCGAGAATCATAAAGGCAGCCTGCATTTGTTCTTCATCCTCcatgaaacaggaagtgactgcAATTCAGCGCCAGTTCAAGATTTATGGCCGTCACACTCCTCTaacacacagtacagtacaattaATGCTATGCATTAAAAGTTTCTTGAAACGGGACCTCTTCCTAATGCCGCTTCACCTTTAGCCCTCTGCAAAGCATCAGCTAAATGGAGGTTTTGTTGATACTGAGTTCTAGTGCAGCCCAGTAAATAAACTTTTCCTGGCTTTGCGTGAATGCCTCCTCTAgcagttctgtttttttatgaGTGGTTGGAGCAGCAGGCCTTCCATCACGTAAATTATTTTATGCAATGGAGCCATGTGTTGGCCCGAAAGCTTGTCAAACTTAATTTGACACTAtatctttgtcatttttggaaGCATCACTCCTTTGCCAATGTCTCCCTAATTGACACTGGAGCAGCATTAGAAGATTGACAGGACGATTTTCTCTCCCCGACTGCAGTTGAGTTACAGATTGAGAGAAAACCTGCACTTTGTGCTGGAGGAGTGTACACCCATAAAAATACCTCTAAGTATAATTTATCCGGGTTCCTTTCATTCTCCATTGAATGGCTCTCAACTGGATTGTTCTGGTTGTCTTAGAAGTGCCTGAATGGccttcatcagttcatgcaacaTGGCTAGGACAGAACTACCCTAACTTGAGGTTGAAAAATTAAACTACTGATGCTTCCATTGGCTGTGAGACACCTCtattacaatttgaaaattGAGTTGAATATAAATGAGGGCATTTCCACCTAATGACTGATCAGAAGAAaggtggagacatgcactggaaaggaaaggaaaggaaaggaaaggaaaggaaaggaaaggaaaggaaaggaaaggaaaggaaaggaaagcttagccaaagtaaaacacaatatatgcgtctgaatgagagggatgaagggggaagaatgaggctccaaggagaagagatagcaaggctGGAcagcttcaaatatttagggtcaacaatccagaacaatagtgagtgtggtaaggaagtgaagaaacgggtccaagcaggttggaacagctggcgaaaggtgtctggtgtgttatgtgacagaagagtctctgctaggacgaagggcaaagtttacaaaacagtgatgaggccggccatgatgtacggattagagacggtggcactgaagaaacaacaggaagcagaactggaggtggcaga harbors:
- the LOC133511023 gene encoding neuromedin-U receptor 1-like, producing the protein MPELVCSGASLSTLNVSTDVDCPNAPLLCGMNITRLLENATEQDVDEMCLNEEEYMSMQLGPPRSPVFLPVCITYLTIFMVGVLGNSLTCAVILRYKVMQTPTNYYLLSLAVSDLLVLLLGMPLELYEMWQNYPFLFGEGGCYFKTFLFETVCFASILNVTALSVERYLAVVHPLKVKYIMTSAHVKKVVFTLWLLSMLCSVPNTSLHGIVVLPPRFGREFPRSAICQLVKPKWIYNLIILISTLIFFALPMLVITVLYILIGLQLYRERILTVVEDRCSFGPERLSTSHKQKVNKRNLQVTKMLCVLVVVFGLCWAPFHVDRLMWSLMDASLEQHLRIFEHIHILSGVFFYLSAAINPILYNLMSTRFREMFRHISCNADTWTLNSNIEMTLRSSFSHKGQRSTKWTQTSMLKQNVLNMDCQAI